Below is a genomic region from Armatimonadia bacterium.
TCAGCCACAGCCAGAGTAACGGCCACACCGGCGGCGTTGTCCTCTGCGCCCACGGAGAGCCGGACTGAGTCGTGGTGGCCACTCACCAGGACGCCACCCGCATCGCTGCGGCCGGCCAGAGTGCCGATCACGTTCTGCGACTGCCGATCCTCCACGACCGTGTCCAGGTTCAGTCGCACTCGGTCCGCCCTACCCTCGACCAACTCGCACTCGACCGTGAAGGGCACCGAAGCCGCCGGGAAGGTGAGCAGCGGCAGGAAAGACCAGGGCAGGCCGACCAGGATGTTCCAGTCGCTGGTGTAGCGCACATCCGTCCAGATAGCCGCCGCGACGCCGACCTGGGCAAAGCGGCGCAACATCTTCGCGTTCGGCCCGTAGGTGCCATGAACCAGGGCGACCTTGTCGTGCAGATCCACGTGATCCAGGATGTCCTCGGTGGCCTCGCCCACATACACCAACTCGGCCTCGATCTCGCCCTGGGTGCTGGGAGTGTGCGCGACGGCGTCCATGGTCACCGAGCGCCATTGGCCGCCGAAGCGCGCCTGCATCGAGGCATGGCGCACGTCATACCACTTGCAGGTGAAGGACTGTTGGTGGACGTCCTGCAGCCCGATACGGTTCATCTCAGACTGGATGTAGTCGGCGGCGCGCTGCTCGCCTTCGCCACCGGCAAGGCGCTCGCCAAGAGTATCGGCAAGGTACTCGGCGTGCTTCATGACCTGATCGGGCTGAACCTTGAAGCGTGCGGCAGACATGATGACCGGTCTCCAGGATACTGAGTAGTTGTTCCGAGGTCGTATACGCCCTCGCCCACAGCGAGCGTCTCGTCAGGACAGGACCGTGCAGATCGTGCGCCGGCCCTCATGCAGCGCCAGGATAGTAGATTGCTTGCCGACACGCTCCTCGGCCAGCGCCAAGGCCGAAGCAAGATCGTCGGCAGGCTGCAGGTAGGTGTCCTTCAGTTGTGGGTTCAGCCGCGAGACGACGATCAGGCTCGCGCCCACATCATGGACAAGGCGTGAGAACAGGACGCCCGGGCTGCAAGGCGGCCAGGCGTCCTGAAGCTGATTGTGCGCCATGCTGCGGGTGATTTCCTCCCGCTTCTGCAGCACCGTCTCAGATCGCAGCAGCGCCCACTCCGGCTCCGAGGCACCCCAGCCACGCTCGCACTCGCCAAGCAGGATGACCACGCCGCCGGGCTTCACACACTCCAGCGCGGGCGCCAGGGTCTTTTTCGCCTGCACCATGTCAACGTCATAGGGGTAGCCGCCGGAGGAGCAGATCACGATGTCTGCGCGCTGTGGGACTGTGTGCGAGTAGAGGTGACGCGCTACCTGCACGCCCTCGTAATGTGCGGTCTCGAGCTCGCCTGCATGGAGGCTGCACAGCGAGTCATCGGGGTTCACGACAGCATCGAGGATCCAGTGCACGCCTACAGCCCGGGCCGCCTGCAGCATATCCTCATGCACCGGGTTGCCCCTGAGGCGCCCGAGTTGCGGCCCGTGAGGCAAGGTGAGGAAATGGTTGTGGGTGGTCGAGGCATAGGAGCTGCAGGCCGGCAGAATCATCTTGCGGCCGCCGGAGAAGCCCGCGATGTAATGTGGCTCGATGAACCCCATCACGATCCGCTTGTCGAAGTCGCGCAGCACCGGGCTGACCTCAATCGGCGTGCCGTTGGTCGTGGTACCGAGGCGCCACTGCTGGGGGTCGCGCGCAGCGTTCTGGTGCACCTGGTGCGTGCCGAGGAAGCGGTCGAGTTCCTCGTCGCTCATCGGCCGGTGGTTGCCCAGGCCGATCATGATCTCGGGCTTGCCGCCAAGGCTCTCGATCCGCTCCAGGAGTCGGAACAGCAGGTCCGAAGGGTTCGGTCGCGTGTGATCGACCGTCATGACCAGCACGCGGTCGCCCCGCTTCACGACTTCCTCCAGCGATGGCCCGGCAGGATTGGCCAGCGCCTGCTCGAAGGCCTGCGCCGTGTCCTCGA
It encodes:
- a CDS encoding M28 family metallopeptidase; translation: MSAARFKVQPDQVMKHAEYLADTLGERLAGGEGEQRAADYIQSEMNRIGLQDVHQQSFTCKWYDVRHASMQARFGGQWRSVTMDAVAHTPSTQGEIEAELVYVGEATEDILDHVDLHDKVALVHGTYGPNAKMLRRFAQVGVAAAIWTDVRYTSDWNILVGLPWSFLPLLTFPAASVPFTVECELVEGRADRVRLNLDTVVEDRQSQNVIGTLAGRSDAGGVLVSGHHDSVRLSVGAEDNAAGVAVTLAVAEALKGVPLEKPIRFVSFGTEEQLSQGSFAYVEEPRYRAEQLDLVLNTDGQGCWTGVSETYVTGSVEFHEYMRGQLAAHEFPGTMRHDPDAFSDHFPFMVRGVPAVWFYRRNCPGGRWFHHSIYDTINRLSPDLLSHCASMVADIAADIAGQRDLPFERRFPEKTQQEVQAVADGWLKI
- the larA gene encoding nickel-dependent lactate racemase — protein: MELVLPYGHTRQRAEVEDGRVIAQLRTPACRGIEDTAQAFEQALANPAGPSLEEVVKRGDRVLVMTVDHTRPNPSDLLFRLLERIESLGGKPEIMIGLGNHRPMSDEELDRFLGTHQVHQNAARDPQQWRLGTTTNGTPIEVSPVLRDFDKRIVMGFIEPHYIAGFSGGRKMILPACSSYASTTHNHFLTLPHGPQLGRLRGNPVHEDMLQAARAVGVHWILDAVVNPDDSLCSLHAGELETAHYEGVQVARHLYSHTVPQRADIVICSSGGYPYDVDMVQAKKTLAPALECVKPGGVVILLGECERGWGASEPEWALLRSETVLQKREEITRSMAHNQLQDAWPPCSPGVLFSRLVHDVGASLIVVSRLNPQLKDTYLQPADDLASALALAEERVGKQSTILALHEGRRTICTVLS